GCAATTCAAAGATAAGAGCCACCCCATAATAAACAAAACCACCTTGTATCTCTTCATCACTGTCTTTTCTAAAAAACTGCATTACAAAAAATGCAGCAATACGGGCAAAAAAGATTACAAATGTGTTGACTACCCCTTGAATCAAAGTAAGCGTTACCATATCGCCATTGGCAACATGTGACATTTCATGCCCTAAAACGGCTTGTACTTCATCTTCCTGCATCGAATTGAGTAATCCTGTTGAAACGGCAACAAGAGCATTATTTTTATTCCATCCAGTTGCAAACGCATTAGGTTCTGGGCTGTCGTAGATTCCGACATCAGGCATACCGATGTTTCTTTTTTTCGCCAAATCCCTTACTTGATTCATTAGCCAAGATTCTGCTTCAGTGGTGGGTCTATCAATTAATTGGACATTAAACGCATGAATCGCCATCCATTTTGAGATAAAAAGTGAAATCAAGGATCCTGTGAAACCAACAATCGCCGCATAAATTAATAGAACTTTATAATTCAAACCATATTGTGTCAGGTATGGGCTAATATTGAATAAACTTAGAATAAAAGAAATAACTATGAGTATGGCCAAGTTGGTAGCAAGAAATAAAATAATTCTTTTAAACATAATTTTGTCCCCTTGCTTAGCTAATCTGTTCTTCCTTATCTTAATTATAGAAGGTTGCCTAAGTTTAGGAGAGTTTTTTGGGTGCTTTTAAGTTAATTTAAAAAAAAGAAATCATTATGCGATATTTGGAATAAATGAATTAAATGTGCCATATTAATAAACTGGTTATTTTTCATAAATTAAAAGGAGGTTGTTTATGAATTATGTGGATGGATTTGTTGTTGCAGTGCCTAAAGCAAATAAAGCGCAATACATTGCACAAGCAACTAAAGCGGGCATGGTATTTAAAGAACATGGTGCGTTAAAACTAGTTGAATGTTGGGGGGATGAGGTGCCTGAAGGAAAAATTACCTCTTTTCCTATGGCGGTTAAATGTAAGGAGGATGAAATCGTTGTTTTTTCATGGATCCTTTGGCCATCTAAGCAAGTTCGTGATGAAGGAATGAAAAAAGCTATGGAAGATCCTCGGTTAAACCCCGATAACAACCCGATGCCTTTTGATGGCAAACGTTTGATTTATGGGGGATTCAATATGGTGGTTGATGTCTAATTTGAATTCAATAACATTTAAGTTATATAACTGTTTTTGAACATTTAAACCGAAACATTATCGTTCATTTTATTCATCTGGAGAATTTATGCCTGGCCCTTACAACACCAATGTCATAGTGAATGTATTTCGAAGCATTGTTCAATTAGTATCTCAAAATCCCGAATTATTAAAAATCTCTGGAGCTTTTCGAGTCGCTGGTTCTAAAGAGGAAACGGAGAAATTACTGGATCAACTTATCCATGAACAATTTGACGTAGATATTCTAAGTCACTATGTAATGGAAAAAAATAAAGTACATAGTGAGCATCTCCACAACATTTTAGGAATGATACCCACACTTTTTAAAAACACCCAATTATTAGATTCAGGAGACAAATTACTTGGAACCTTCGCTAAAAAATTAAAATCGCTGTTGGACTTACCCGATGAGAAAAACCTTAGTGCGGCAACTCAATTATTCGATGATTTTATTGGTGATCTCCTCCTTTCAAAGAGAATAGATCATCAACGCGCAGGAGAGATTCTTGATCATTACTGTTACTTAATGCACCAAGTGGGCAGATTTCAAGATATTAACCGAATGACATATGCCAATCTTGCGATTATTATGGCCCCGCGTTTGACTCAGGATTTAGATCTATTCCCGGCGACGGACTTTTTGGGTTTAAGTGGATTTATGAGTCAGTTAACACCTGTATTAGAAAATTATATAACCGACAAAAAATGGGATGAGGAGTTCAAAGAACGTCACGCAGATAAATTGGAACATTTAGCAAACACCAGACATTTAATACGAGACCAATTGGAACATATGAAAGTAGCCTCCAAAAAATCAGTAACCATTCCTATGGGTAGTTTGATGTTGCAAGCATCGATGCTGAAACACCAGATAGAAATTATAGAACAGCAGAAGCAGGATTCTTCAATGAAACGAAAAATGAAGAAAGAATTAAGTAAGCAGCAGAAGCAATTAAAAGATGAGCTAAATGCGCTTGAGCCCAAAATTGCTGAATTAAACTCTCAAATATCTCTTGTGAATCTTGGACATAAAAAAATACAGGAAGAAATCAATCTGATCTCTCTTTCGGAAAAAGGATTAACATTTGCAAAAAATACTTCTGGAACTAAATTTAGCAGTGCGAATCTTACTCAGTTTAGTATTTTTGAGGGTGATAATAACAAGATTGCCGCTCCTACTTTTTTATTCCCAAATTCAGAAAAACAGGAGATAGTGGATAATGACACCTTGCAATCCACCTCTCTTGATGGTCCGAAGTAACCCTTAGGTATTGCAGAAGTTTTAATAAAAATAACTGAGTGCATTTATCGCAGTGGAGCCCGAGTTTTAATCACGGTATCCACTGCAGGCTGTGGGTTCCCTTCGGTTAAGTCAACCCCGGAACAATAATACCAGAATTAGAATAAGGAGAATTAAACCTACTCCACCACTAGGATAATAACCCCAACCGCTACTATAAGGCCATGTCGGAAGTACGGCTAATAAAATAACAATTAAGACAATAAATAGAAGTAAGTTCATAGTAAAATTCCTTTTTTTAAAGATGATATTCGTGTTAATTATAGTTTAAACACTGAGGTATAGATATTTTTTAACCATACCGAAATTTATTTACTCAAGTTATATTAAAAAAGCATTGAACTACGAGAAATAATTTATTCCGTGATCAATTTGATTTACTATACCCCAACCTCTCGCGAGGTAAGAATACATTGAAATATTTATGTTTTTCTTTGTTCATGTTGGTATTTTCAAAATTATTTAATCAAAGGGGTCCATATATGCGTAAATCATTGGTGTCGTATTTGTTTTTCCTGATTACAATATCCTATGCAACTCTTGCTAATAGTTATGGTGTTCATGAAGACCACCCTTATGATTTTGTAGTTACAAAAGATGTGTATAAGTTTTCTGAAATTTATCAAATTAAATCACCTCAAAAAGAGACATATCCTGGCTCAGTAAAAAAAAGTGCATTTCGTATCCGTACTAACTATGATTTATCCAATAAAGATGGATGGCAAGCAACGGGAATTACACGAATCATTTCTTTAGGTTCTCTTTATGCATGGGCGAAGGAAATTGACATTTATGATACCCGTGGAGTACAAATTGGCTTTATTGATGGAAATTTAGCAACACTCGAGTCAGCAAAATTCACTATTTATGACTATGATGAGTCAGGAAAATCCACTGAAATTGGCTTTGCTTATGCGAATCCAAGCTTTGACCGATTTGTTATTTTATCATCAACCAACAATCCCCACCCTATCGCTGAATTAAATCGCAACTTTGGGGACAAAACCTGGGAAGTCTCTGTACACTATCCTGAAAAAATTGATGATCGCATCATTCGTATTTTTGCCGGTTTTGTGATTGATTATGAAGATAAGTTTTTAGCAAGCCCCGATGATTCTGATGATTCTGATGATGATTATATAGCAAATCAACCTACTCCTTAAAATTACTCGAAGGTTGGGGTAGTTACCCAACCTTTACAGCTCCTCAGCTATTTCCATTTTAAATCCATGTTTTTTTTATTTTCATATCGAGTATTCGATTTCACTCATGTTAGAGTGATGAAACTCTCTAACTGATGTTTCAAAGGTTAATATGTAATCACCATGATTAATAAAGAGAAATGGGATAAATTAAACGATTTAATGGTTCAACTTCATATCCAAGAAGCAGATCTGTTCGAAAAATTTATCGTAGGCAGTGGTAAAGGAGGCCAGAAGCTGCATAAAACAGCCTCCACGGTTTATTTAAAACATATACCTTCTGGTTTGGAAATAAAATGTCAAGAATCAAGAAGTCGAGAAGACAATCGGTATTTTGCTAGACTACGCCTTTGTAACAAATTACATTCGATAGTCAGTGATGAACAAACAAAAGAACAGCAAAAAATTGAACGATTGAAACGCCAAAAGAAAAGACGTTCGAGGCGAACGAAACAAAAGATTTTAGATGAAAAATCCAGACAAAGTGAGATTAAGGTCCTGAGAAAAAAACCTTCATCTTATGAATAACTTTTAATAGAATCTAAAGAGTTTAATTCATAAAAAATCAAAAGGCTGCATTTCTGGTCTAATCCAGATGCCTATAAATTATATTACATTCCATTCCTATAATTTAGGATGTTTTTTCTCCATACCTCATAAAATTAACTCTCTCCAAGCTGGTATAATTTTGCACGTAGTGTATAATTTTAGAACATCATTTTTGAAATGGAGTTCAAAATGGGGTACCGCGACGGATTAAAATTCCAATTTACTAAAATGGATGCTTTACACGCGTTGAGTCAACCCGTTTCTTCGTTGTTGGGAATCTCAAATCAAACCGAACAAACCTTAAATAAACTAGGGATTAAAACGGTATATGATTTAGCGACCTGTGCTTTATTCCAAGTTGCTCAGGATATTGCTGCTGCAGCTAATGGAGAAGGAAATTCTATTGTTGCACGATCCGGAAAGATTTCCTCCAGTTTTATTGATTCAGACGCTCCACAAACTCCAGACGCTTTAGTTGGAGCGGGAATCAATGCTTTTAGAGACATTAGCACTCCCCTTGCTACCGAGATAAAGAATAATCTGCAAGTTGAAACCATTGGTGATTTAGGTCGATGGCCTCCATTTTGTGCCGCCCAAGTTATATTGGATGTTGGAATTCCAGATTTGAATCAAGAGGAAGAAGAAAAAGGTAGTGAATTAGTCCCTAAGCTAGGTGAATATCCAACTGAACGCCATTATTACCGCTCGATTGTGATTGATCAGGTATCCCCACAGGAAACAAGTGATTTAAATAATGCAGGCCCCATTGATATTTCCCCTACTGTTTCATCTGATTTTGGCTTTAAAAAACCTGCGGTCGGGGCAATGCTAACCTTTGCTCAATCTTGGTTTGCTCAAGGCGTAACTTTAGGTAATTTACTCCATAGTGTCGCCCTTGCACCCGGTGAAAGTACACGTATTGCAGTCATGGACTGGTCACGTCAGGTCAAAGCATCAGGGCAAGAATCTATTTCTGAATCAGAAAATCTAACCAATACCTCCACTCATAATCGCGCGATAAGTGAAGTACAAGATGCGGTTGCTTCCGAAGTGCAAACTGGCTTTTCCAAAACAAGTGGCAGTTCCACCACCTCGGCAGGCGGCGGTGGTTTAGGATTGAGTTTAGGCCCATTAACATTGGGAGGAAGCGGATCCTCCGCGACATCAAGTTCCAATGCCGAGAGTTTTTCAACTTCTTCTGGAACTCGCAATCTTTCTGCAACGATGAATCAACGAGTTTCTGATGCGACACAACAAGCGGCATCTTCAGTGCGAAATCGTCGAGCCTCTATTGTTAAAGAGGTTTCTGAGGAAGAGCATCAATCAGTCTCTACACGGATTATCGCCAACTACAACCATATGCATGCCTTAACGATCCAATATTATGAAGTCATTGAAATTTATAGGGTCAATGTTCAATTACAACAAGTGGAGCGTTGTCTTTTTGTGCCGATGAAATTGATTCAATTTGATCATGCAACGATTAAACGCTATCAAGGAATACTCGCCAATGCAGCGATAAGTCAGCGGGCCAAGGAGTTGTTAAGCAGGGAATTTGGTTCGGTAATAATACAACCTACCCTACCACTTCGGCCTACACGTTCTGTGTTTGATCATGTTGCGGCAATTGATCGAATAGCCCTCAATGTTTCGATGCGAGCATCTACAAACATCACGAACGCTGTCGAAGATGGAGCAAATACCCCTCCGCCCGCAGCAGAACCTACAAATCCCCCACCCTCTCCAACTCCAAGCGGACCATATTGGCTCAATGATGAATTAATCAGAGCATCTCGTATCACTTTAGCGAGTATAACAAAACCGGGAACTACCAATGTCTCCTTGCCAGGTGAAACAGAATTTTACGGAATTTCACTGGATTTAACCGCGCAAAATCGTTCATCCTTCTCAATCACTGCAGTAAATGTTGATCTGCAATCCGGCACTATAATTAAATTGAATAGCATCAGTCCGATTACCTGGATTACTACTGAACCAATTCCAATTCAAGAGTTAGCAGCAATTAGGATTACTTCCGCGAATACAAGCTACTTAACAGGAAGATTAACTTTGCAGCTCAGTTACAACAGCGCAAAATTCCCTATTAGTTTACCTGTGGAAGTGAGTCCTAATGCAGTTGAATTACAGCTTTGCCGCTTTGCAGTGAACCAAAGCGATGAAGCTGAATTAAAAATGCACCTTGAACAAAACCGACTGTATTACAGTCAAGTGGTTTGGCGCGCCCTGGATCCGTCACAAATTGCGTTGCTCTTATCCGCATTTACCTTTGAAGATAAACCTATAGGTAATTTAATTGATCCAAATCCAGTGATGGTTGCAAGTAATTATTTAGTATTTCGCATGCCAAGTTTTATCAAAGCAGTAGGCATTGAAGATACTGAATCAGATACAGAAGATGAAGCTCATAAAAGCTGGCGGGGTTGGTTAAAGGATCGAGGATTAGTATTAGGTGCAAATGCAGCGATCGAACAACTTATTCCTATTCCAACTGGAGGAGTTTTTGCAGAAGCAGTGTTGGGTCGCTCCAATTGTGCAGAACGACTCGATGCCACACGCTTTTGGAATTGGCAAGACTCGCCAATACCTTTACAACCTCCTGAAATTGCTGCGATTCAAATGGAATCTCGAGCTCAGCCAATTGATGTTACCCCGGGACAATTGGGGGCTCCTGTTTTAAATATTATGAATCCTACAACACTTCCTGATCCAACTGGAGTGGGAGCAATATTAAATGCGGTGCAAAATGGTAGCATGTTC
The DNA window shown above is from Legionella sp. PC997 and carries:
- the htpX gene encoding protease HtpX, with product MFKRIILFLATNLAILIVISFILSLFNISPYLTQYGLNYKVLLIYAAIVGFTGSLISLFISKWMAIHAFNVQLIDRPTTEAESWLMNQVRDLAKKRNIGMPDVGIYDSPEPNAFATGWNKNNALVAVSTGLLNSMQEDEVQAVLGHEMSHVANGDMVTLTLIQGVVNTFVIFFARIAAFFVMQFFRKDSDEEIQGGFVYYGVALIFELLFGILASLIVMWFSRYREFRADRGSAQYVGKDKMIKALQRLQQLMDKTPTDDRAPAFNTMKISSHGSWLALFSSHPPLEKRIEALQKYR
- a CDS encoding DUF1428 domain-containing protein, which codes for MNYVDGFVVAVPKANKAQYIAQATKAGMVFKEHGALKLVECWGDEVPEGKITSFPMAVKCKEDEIVVFSWILWPSKQVRDEGMKKAMEDPRLNPDNNPMPFDGKRLIYGGFNMVVDV
- a CDS encoding RhoGAP domain-containing protein, translating into MPGPYNTNVIVNVFRSIVQLVSQNPELLKISGAFRVAGSKEETEKLLDQLIHEQFDVDILSHYVMEKNKVHSEHLHNILGMIPTLFKNTQLLDSGDKLLGTFAKKLKSLLDLPDEKNLSAATQLFDDFIGDLLLSKRIDHQRAGEILDHYCYLMHQVGRFQDINRMTYANLAIIMAPRLTQDLDLFPATDFLGLSGFMSQLTPVLENYITDKKWDEEFKERHADKLEHLANTRHLIRDQLEHMKVASKKSVTIPMGSLMLQASMLKHQIEIIEQQKQDSSMKRKMKKELSKQQKQLKDELNALEPKIAELNSQISLVNLGHKKIQEEINLISLSEKGLTFAKNTSGTKFSSANLTQFSIFEGDNNKIAAPTFLFPNSEKQEIVDNDTLQSTSLDGPK
- a CDS encoding DUF3309 family protein gives rise to the protein MNLLLFIVLIVILLAVLPTWPYSSGWGYYPSGGVGLILLILILVLLFRG
- a CDS encoding peptide chain release factor-like protein; translation: MINKEKWDKLNDLMVQLHIQEADLFEKFIVGSGKGGQKLHKTASTVYLKHIPSGLEIKCQESRSREDNRYFARLRLCNKLHSIVSDEQTKEQQKIERLKRQKKRRSRRTKQKILDEKSRQSEIKVLRKKPSSYE